A region of Rhodoferax potami DNA encodes the following proteins:
- a CDS encoding CoA transferase: MPLQAAPPAQRLRPLKGTRILSLALNLPGPAALMRCRDMGATCIKLEPPAPAGSRAGASGDPMGLYNRTAYDVMHQGMRVVAADLKTEAGQRALHKELTKADVLLTSFRPSALKKLGLEWKALRKQYPGLSMVAIVGAPGARAEEPGHDLTYLAENDLVTGLEMPPTLYADMGGSLMTSEAVLQTRILSQAKGKGVFLEIALSDAAGYLALPRSWGLTQTGAAVGGGHAGYRVYPCKDGRVAMAALEPHFSSRLGAAAGLRQSHPLAMMTPEAHATVAAFVAGQTREQLDLLAHTQDIPLFTLA; this comes from the coding sequence ATGCCCCTTCAAGCCGCACCCCCTGCACAGCGCCTGCGCCCTCTCAAGGGCACCCGCATCCTGAGCCTTGCGCTCAATCTGCCCGGCCCTGCGGCGCTGATGCGCTGTCGCGACATGGGGGCGACCTGCATCAAGCTGGAGCCACCCGCACCGGCAGGCTCACGGGCAGGCGCTTCGGGCGATCCGATGGGGCTTTACAACCGCACGGCTTACGACGTCATGCACCAGGGCATGCGGGTGGTTGCCGCGGACTTGAAGACCGAAGCCGGTCAGCGCGCCCTGCACAAAGAGCTGACCAAGGCGGATGTGCTGCTTACCTCCTTCCGCCCCAGTGCCCTCAAAAAACTGGGGCTGGAGTGGAAAGCCCTGCGCAAACAATACCCCGGGCTGTCGATGGTCGCCATCGTCGGGGCGCCGGGCGCCCGCGCAGAAGAGCCCGGGCACGACCTCACCTACCTGGCGGAAAACGACCTCGTCACCGGCCTGGAAATGCCCCCCACCCTGTATGCGGACATGGGCGGCTCGCTGATGACCAGCGAAGCGGTGCTACAAACCCGCATCCTCAGCCAAGCCAAAGGGAAAGGGGTTTTCCTTGAAATCGCGCTGTCTGATGCTGCGGGCTACCTCGCGCTGCCGCGCAGCTGGGGCCTGACCCAAACAGGTGCCGCCGTGGGTGGTGGCCATGCCGGATACCGGGTCTACCCCTGCAAAGACGGAAGAGTCGCCATGGCGGCTTTGGAGCCCCATTTTTCGAGCCGCTTGGGCGCGGCGGCCGGTCTGCGACAATCGCACCCCTTGGCGATGATGACCCCAGAGGCCCACGCCACTGTGGCCGCCTTTGTGGCCGGCCAGACCCGCGAGCAGCTAGACCTGCTTGCACACACCCAAGATATACCGCTGTTCACGCTGGCTTGA
- a CDS encoding DUF1294 domain-containing protein: MKQLTAATLAALWAAGLGWGIYQHRLPPLVLGLALALNAATFGAYWLDKRAARARHWRIQEKTLHLLALVGGWPAARLAQQVLRHKTVKPGFQAMYWLTVWVHLAGLGAYVLWDRIKPLLNS, translated from the coding sequence TTGAAGCAGCTAACTGCCGCCACCCTGGCGGCACTCTGGGCGGCAGGGCTGGGTTGGGGCATCTACCAACACCGCCTGCCGCCTTTGGTTTTGGGGCTCGCCCTTGCGCTAAACGCGGCTACCTTTGGCGCTTACTGGTTGGACAAGCGCGCTGCCCGCGCCCGCCATTGGCGCATTCAAGAAAAAACTCTGCATTTGCTGGCCTTGGTCGGTGGCTGGCCCGCTGCGCGACTGGCGCAGCAGGTGTTACGACACAAAACCGTCAAGCCCGGTTTTCAGGCGATGTACTGGCTGACGGTGTGGGTGCACCTCGCTGGACTGGGCGCCTACGTGTTGTGGGACCGAATCAAACCGCTCCTGAATTCATAG
- a CDS encoding flavodoxin domain-containing protein produces MQITILVGTVNGNAQSVAEALQFCADDIGATIDVLPMDGLDITVFDTPGTFIICTSTTGAGDVPGNAVGLLNSLDAQAKYLGHVRYGLVALGDSSYGDSFLGGGKQFDTKLQDLGARKMGDTCVLDAMETMTPEDDAVAWLQGWAVEWATLK; encoded by the coding sequence ATGCAAATCACTATTCTTGTCGGCACCGTCAATGGCAACGCCCAAAGCGTGGCCGAGGCGCTCCAGTTTTGTGCCGACGATATCGGCGCCACCATCGATGTCCTGCCGATGGACGGCCTCGACATCACCGTATTCGACACACCCGGCACCTTCATCATCTGCACCTCCACCACGGGCGCCGGTGACGTGCCGGGCAATGCAGTGGGCTTGCTCAACAGCCTAGATGCACAAGCCAAATACCTCGGGCACGTGCGCTATGGCCTGGTTGCGCTGGGCGATAGCAGCTATGGCGACAGCTTTTTGGGCGGCGGCAAACAATTCGACACCAAGTTGCAAGACCTGGGTGCCCGCAAAATGGGCGACACCTGTGTGCTAGACGCCATGGAAACCATGACCCCAGAAGACGATGCCGTGGCCTGGCTCCAGGGCTGGGCGGTCGAGTGGGCGACACTTAAGTAA
- a CDS encoding 3'-5' exonuclease, with product MSASPGNGIPVFLRRTVTQAFNPQLGFAFLADLPTLDLDPPKRASRSPKASAAKTPKAVPATQAPLMDAEAMARALEAHADYKVQRRLKPCLQWPGEAHSGVKTILVLDTETTGLDQTKEKIIELALLRVSVDTETGLPVGPVQVYDGLEDPGKPIPPEIVAITGIEDAQVQGQALDEARIAELMQGVDVVIAHNAGFDRPFVEARLPAFAGLAWACSFADIDWKAQGRGSAKLESLAAELGLFYDAHRAEMDCHALLAVLAAPLPKAGADATQTGLAHLLYAAGNPSYRLSATNAPFEAKDLLKARGYRWNGDQRVWATRLNDDAALHTEFDWLRQQVYAGRHAAVQVEQMDAKTKYSSRSGHTVYQQL from the coding sequence ATGTCGGCCTCTCCCGGCAACGGGATTCCCGTTTTTCTCAGGCGCACCGTGACCCAAGCTTTTAACCCCCAACTCGGCTTCGCTTTTTTGGCTGATCTGCCCACGTTGGACCTCGATCCACCCAAACGCGCCAGCCGCAGCCCCAAGGCTTCGGCCGCAAAAACGCCCAAAGCAGTGCCCGCCACCCAGGCCCCCTTGATGGACGCCGAGGCCATGGCCCGCGCCCTCGAGGCTCATGCCGATTACAAGGTGCAGCGCCGTCTCAAGCCTTGTCTGCAGTGGCCCGGCGAGGCGCACAGCGGCGTGAAAACCATCCTGGTGCTGGATACAGAAACCACCGGGCTGGACCAGACCAAAGAAAAAATTATCGAACTCGCGCTGCTGCGGGTTTCGGTCGATACCGAAACCGGGCTGCCGGTCGGGCCGGTGCAGGTGTATGACGGCTTGGAAGACCCGGGCAAGCCGATTCCCCCTGAGATAGTTGCCATTACCGGCATTGAGGATGCCCAGGTGCAAGGCCAGGCACTAGACGAGGCCCGCATTGCCGAGCTGATGCAGGGTGTGGATGTGGTGATCGCCCATAACGCAGGATTTGACCGCCCGTTTGTCGAGGCGCGGCTACCCGCTTTTGCCGGACTGGCGTGGGCATGCTCCTTTGCCGACATCGATTGGAAAGCCCAAGGGCGCGGTTCCGCCAAGCTGGAGAGCCTTGCAGCGGAGCTGGGCCTGTTTTACGACGCCCACCGGGCCGAGATGGATTGCCATGCGCTGTTGGCAGTGCTGGCTGCCCCGTTGCCAAAGGCCGGTGCTGACGCCACCCAGACGGGCCTTGCACACCTGCTCTATGCCGCCGGTAACCCTAGCTATCGATTGAGCGCAACCAACGCCCCTTTTGAGGCGAAAGACCTGCTCAAGGCCCGCGGCTATCGCTGGAACGGAGACCAACGTGTGTGGGCCACCCGCCTGAACGACGATGCCGCGCTGCACACCGAGTTCGACTGGCTCCGCCAGCAGGTGTATGCCGGCCGGCATGCGGCGGTGCAGGTGGAGCAAATGGACGCCAAAACCAAGTACTCCAGCCGCAGCGGCCACACGGTTTACCAACAACTCTAA
- a CDS encoding fumarylacetoacetate hydrolase family protein gives MKLVRYGLPGQEKPGVLDAQGGVRDLSAHIANVGGAALLPDSLARLRGIAVDSLPLVAGVPQQDLRLGACVGNVGKFICIGLNYSDHAAESGMQVPPEPVVFNKWTSAIVGPDDAVEIPRGSLKTDWEVELGVVIGKGGRYIDEADAMSHVAGYCVVNDVSEREYQLERSGTWDKGKGCDTFGPIGPWLVTADEVPDPQALSMWLDVDGKRYQNGSTSTMVYGVKFLVAYLSRFMSLQPGDVISTGTPPGVGMGQKPPVYLRAGQTMHLGIEGLGTQTQVTKQA, from the coding sequence GTGAAATTAGTTCGCTATGGATTGCCGGGCCAGGAAAAGCCCGGTGTGTTGGATGCCCAAGGCGGGGTGCGCGACCTCTCTGCGCACATCGCGAATGTGGGCGGTGCTGCCTTGTTGCCGGACAGTCTGGCCCGATTGCGTGGGATTGCGGTGGACAGTCTGCCCTTGGTGGCCGGCGTGCCCCAACAAGATTTGCGTCTTGGTGCTTGTGTCGGCAATGTCGGCAAATTCATTTGCATCGGTTTGAACTACTCTGACCACGCGGCGGAGAGCGGCATGCAAGTGCCGCCGGAGCCAGTGGTATTCAACAAATGGACCAGCGCGATCGTCGGGCCTGACGATGCCGTGGAGATTCCCCGTGGTTCGCTCAAGACGGACTGGGAAGTAGAGTTGGGCGTAGTCATCGGCAAAGGTGGCCGCTACATCGACGAAGCAGACGCCATGTCCCACGTCGCCGGCTATTGTGTGGTGAACGATGTGTCTGAGCGCGAATACCAGCTCGAACGCAGTGGCACATGGGACAAGGGCAAGGGCTGCGACACCTTCGGCCCTATAGGCCCTTGGCTGGTGACGGCGGATGAAGTACCGGATCCGCAGGCCTTGTCCATGTGGCTCGATGTGGATGGCAAGCGCTATCAAAACGGAAGCACCTCCACCATGGTTTACGGAGTGAAGTTTCTGGTAGCGTACCTGAGCCGCTTCATGAGCCTGCAACCCGGTGATGTGATCTCCACCGGTACCCCGCCCGGCGTCGGCATGGGTCAGAAACCTCCGGTTTATCTACGCGCCGGCCAGACCATGCACTTGGGCATCGAGGGCTTGGGAACCCAAACACAAGTGACCAAACAGGCCTGA
- a CDS encoding chemotaxis protein has protein sequence MSAPMNTKTPPHSSQAAESKFQLLLFRLGDSTGSERSELFGINVFKVREIVVAPEITSIVNAPQHALGLANVRGQLIPVINLPALAGCVPKTDSKIVLVTEFARTTQAFLVDEVVEIIQLDWKHLIASDNNSSGLLSGVARIDGDATDSRLAQVLDVEQIIRNVFPNSQTESSSNIQKIKLPEGSTILFADDSAIARMLVEESLKSMGVSYVAFKNGKEAWDRLAQIHSDAVAHGKRASDKVALVLTDLEMPEMDGFTLTRSIKNDNRFAGIPVIVYSSLTGSASEGHATGVGADAYVAKFEPHELADAISTTLSRG, from the coding sequence ATGAGCGCTCCTATGAACACCAAAACACCGCCCCACAGCAGCCAGGCAGCTGAGAGCAAATTCCAGCTCCTGCTGTTCCGACTCGGGGACTCGACCGGCAGCGAGCGTAGCGAGCTATTCGGCATCAATGTGTTCAAGGTGCGCGAAATCGTGGTGGCGCCTGAAATCACCAGCATCGTGAATGCCCCCCAACACGCCCTCGGACTGGCCAATGTGCGCGGGCAATTGATTCCGGTGATCAACCTGCCTGCACTCGCAGGCTGTGTGCCGAAAACCGATTCCAAAATCGTGCTGGTGACCGAGTTTGCCCGCACAACCCAGGCGTTTCTGGTGGACGAAGTGGTCGAAATCATCCAGCTCGACTGGAAGCACCTGATCGCCTCTGACAACAACAGCTCCGGCTTGCTCTCAGGCGTTGCCCGAATCGATGGCGATGCCACAGACTCCCGCTTGGCACAGGTGCTCGATGTGGAGCAAATCATCCGCAACGTGTTCCCCAACAGCCAAACAGAGTCCTCTAGCAACATCCAGAAAATCAAGCTGCCCGAAGGCTCCACCATCCTGTTTGCCGACGACTCCGCCATCGCCCGCATGCTGGTGGAGGAAAGCCTCAAGTCCATGGGGGTTTCTTACGTGGCCTTCAAAAACGGCAAAGAAGCGTGGGATCGTCTGGCCCAGATTCACAGCGATGCGGTCGCCCACGGCAAGCGGGCCAGCGATAAAGTCGCGTTGGTGCTGACCGATCTGGAAATGCCCGAAATGGACGGCTTTACCCTGACCCGCAGCATTAAAAACGACAACCGGTTCGCGGGCATTCCAGTCATCGTGTATTCATCCCTGACCGGCAGCGCCAGCGAGGGCCATGCCACTGGCGTGGGCGCTGACGCCTATGTCGCCAAGTTTGAGCCCCACGAGCTGGCCGACGCCATCAGCACAACGCTGAGCCGGGGCTGA
- a CDS encoding DnaJ domain-containing protein produces the protein MKDHYASLGLNSAATLADIKKAFRQKAAQYHPDRNPDPNAGAYFREVQEAYDVLSDTDKRQAYDDNRRRGLLDNPLDTARDIWSTYFSRIL, from the coding sequence ATGAAAGACCATTACGCCAGTCTCGGATTGAACAGTGCAGCCACACTGGCTGACATCAAAAAAGCCTTCCGTCAAAAGGCTGCGCAGTATCACCCCGACCGCAATCCAGATCCCAACGCGGGCGCTTATTTCCGTGAAGTCCAAGAAGCCTACGATGTGCTCTCGGACACAGACAAGCGTCAGGCCTATGACGACAATCGCCGGCGAGGCTTGCTCGACAACCCCTTGGACACCGCACGCGACATCTGGTCCACGTATTTCTCCCGCATTCTTTGA
- a CDS encoding acyltransferase family protein — protein MTVARLPALTSFRLIDILKVIAAQCIVLHHFSAYGPLSEAASSALPEVFEWLYDNARIAVQVFLVVAGYLAARSFALTRRPASSVFSAVWQRYQRLALPFVAALLLTVVCAAIARPYLSAEVVPAAPTLPQLLAHASLLHSVLDVESLSAGVWYVAIDFQLYATLALVLWLGGGKRWLSLALVALLCAASLTWFNADADWDIWSVYFFGAYGLGALAWWAGLRARHGWYAVALYATALSVGLASLAINFRERIALAISVSALLASFGTWQLRLPRWLDAAVSLLSRTSYALFLVHYGVLLLANAAWAEIGSDDGDAALLFMAASWLVALGTSHLFHTQVEQRIALWRSAPGSGVAPQSAK, from the coding sequence ATGACTGTTGCCCGCCTACCCGCTCTTACCTCGTTCCGGCTGATTGATATTTTGAAAGTGATTGCTGCCCAATGCATCGTGCTGCACCACTTTTCGGCCTATGGCCCGCTGTCAGAAGCAGCCTCGAGTGCTTTGCCCGAGGTATTTGAGTGGCTGTACGACAACGCCCGCATCGCGGTGCAAGTGTTTCTGGTGGTTGCCGGCTATCTGGCAGCCCGCAGCTTCGCCCTCACGAGGCGGCCGGCCAGTAGCGTGTTCAGCGCGGTCTGGCAGCGTTACCAGCGTCTCGCCCTTCCCTTTGTCGCGGCCTTGCTGCTCACGGTGGTGTGCGCGGCCATCGCCCGGCCTTACCTGTCGGCCGAGGTGGTGCCGGCTGCGCCTACCCTGCCCCAGTTGCTCGCCCATGCCAGCCTGTTGCACAGCGTGTTGGATGTCGAGTCTCTGTCTGCCGGTGTCTGGTATGTGGCCATCGACTTTCAGCTCTACGCCACCCTGGCCCTGGTGCTGTGGCTGGGCGGTGGCAAGCGCTGGCTGAGCCTTGCGCTGGTGGCGTTGCTGTGTGCCGCATCCCTCACTTGGTTCAATGCCGATGCGGATTGGGACATCTGGTCGGTGTACTTTTTCGGGGCCTACGGCTTGGGCGCCTTGGCCTGGTGGGCAGGTTTGCGCGCACGGCACGGCTGGTATGCGGTGGCGCTGTACGCCACGGCCCTCAGCGTCGGGTTGGCGTCACTGGCCATCAATTTTCGCGAGCGTATTGCCCTCGCCATCAGTGTGTCGGCCTTGCTGGCCAGCTTCGGCACCTGGCAACTGCGCCTGCCGCGCTGGCTCGACGCGGCAGTGAGCCTGCTCAGCCGCACGTCGTATGCACTCTTTTTGGTCCACTACGGCGTGCTCTTGCTGGCCAATGCCGCTTGGGCTGAAATCGGCTCCGACGATGGTGATGCAGCCCTCTTGTTCATGGCCGCCAGCTGGTTGGTGGCGCTGGGTACCAGCCATTTGTTTCATACCCAGGTGGAACAACGCATCGCCCTCTGGCGCAGTGCGCCTGGCAGCGGCGTAGCGCCTCAGAGCGCCAAGTAA
- a CDS encoding MOSC domain-containing protein, which produces MSRQLLSVQVGLARKVQIQGRSILTAIHKTPVDGPTPVTPLGLLGDEQADPSVHGGLDKAVYAYPSEHYGFWQEARRAAGASGFDDSLPFGSMGENLTLAGLMENEVWVGDVLRFADCALRVVQPREPCFKFNAAMGFAGAVKAMAMSGHCGFYLAVDEPGQLRAGEPFELVPGSRQTSIAELFKARLYKHLR; this is translated from the coding sequence ATGTCGCGACAGCTGCTCAGTGTTCAGGTGGGCCTCGCCCGCAAGGTGCAGATCCAGGGCCGCAGCATCCTGACGGCGATCCACAAAACCCCGGTTGACGGGCCCACCCCGGTGACGCCGCTAGGCTTGTTGGGAGATGAGCAGGCGGACCCCTCAGTGCACGGCGGGCTGGACAAGGCGGTGTATGCCTACCCCTCGGAGCACTACGGTTTTTGGCAAGAAGCGCGCCGGGCGGCTGGCGCCAGCGGTTTCGATGACAGCTTGCCCTTTGGCTCCATGGGCGAGAACCTGACGCTGGCAGGCCTCATGGAAAACGAGGTGTGGGTGGGCGATGTGCTGCGCTTTGCCGATTGCGCGCTGCGGGTGGTGCAGCCGCGGGAACCCTGTTTCAAGTTCAATGCGGCGATGGGTTTTGCAGGCGCTGTCAAAGCCATGGCGATGAGTGGTCACTGTGGCTTTTATCTGGCGGTTGATGAGCCCGGGCAGCTGCGTGCCGGTGAGCCGTTTGAGTTGGTGCCCGGCTCACGGCAGACCTCGATCGCCGAGCTGTTCAAGGCCCGGCTTTACAAGCACTTGCGCTAG
- a CDS encoding YebC/PmpR family DNA-binding transcriptional regulator: protein MGAQWKAKGKALVADAKGRLFTKLVKEITVAARGGADPAANAKLRLVVEQARKVSMPKDTLERAIKKGAGLTGEVINYEHVIYEGFAPHQVAVMVECLTDNVKRTAPEMRVLFRKGQLGTSGSVAWDFNHLGMIEAAPTAADSDAEVAAIEAGAQDFEAGDEEGNTVFYTDPADLDLVARALPNFGFNVLSMKLGYKAKNPVDPTSLSAEALEEVEAFLAAIDGNDDVQNVYVALAG from the coding sequence ATGGGCGCGCAATGGAAAGCAAAGGGCAAGGCCCTGGTGGCCGATGCCAAAGGCCGGCTGTTTACCAAGCTGGTGAAAGAAATTACGGTAGCCGCCCGCGGCGGCGCGGACCCGGCTGCCAACGCCAAGTTGCGCCTGGTGGTGGAGCAGGCCCGCAAAGTTTCCATGCCCAAAGACACGCTGGAGCGCGCCATCAAGAAAGGTGCCGGCCTGACAGGCGAGGTCATCAACTATGAACACGTTATCTACGAAGGCTTTGCCCCGCATCAGGTAGCGGTGATGGTGGAGTGCCTGACCGACAACGTGAAACGCACCGCCCCTGAAATGCGCGTGTTGTTCCGCAAAGGCCAGCTGGGCACCAGCGGCTCGGTGGCATGGGACTTCAACCACCTGGGCATGATCGAAGCGGCCCCTACCGCCGCCGACTCGGATGCCGAAGTGGCTGCGATTGAGGCCGGTGCGCAAGACTTTGAAGCCGGTGATGAAGAAGGCAACACCGTGTTCTACACCGACCCGGCTGACTTGGACCTGGTGGCCCGCGCCCTGCCCAACTTCGGCTTCAACGTGCTGTCGATGAAGCTGGGCTACAAAGCCAAAAACCCTGTCGACCCCACCAGCCTGAGCGCCGAAGCGCTGGAAGAAGTGGAAGCCTTCCTGGCCGCCATCGACGGCAACGACGACGTGCAAAACGTCTACGTGGCGCTGGCGGGTTGA